A window of Watersipora subatra chromosome 10, tzWatSuba1.1, whole genome shotgun sequence genomic DNA:
AACAACGTAAGCAGCAATCTTTGTAAAATTTACTCAGTAGAGCAAACAAAGTACTGTATCATGTTAAAGTGAGCTTACCTTCAACACTGCTGTCGCTGTTCTGTATGCTGGTCACCTAAGTTAAAATGCTGTTGAGAGATGAACGGAAGTCTATTTCCCAAGAGACTTGAGAAAACGTAATATTTGCTCCTTGATTACGTAAAATAACATCTCAAATAAAGAACCCCTATAGACGCCGGGCTTACGACGCATGAACTCAAATCAAGTCTGTAGAATAATTTGCGAAGTTTTGCAAACAGATCGATTTAGTACCCTCCAAGAGCGAACGCCTTGACCCATCCAGATTGATCAAGAGAGAAGTAAAATGATGGAAGCTTAAGCACAGACTCCCATTTAAGCAATGGAAGCTGACCTTGTTGGCacataaattaaattttcatGATGCTGCCTACAAAGCTAGTTTTGACAGTGtgttaaaatcaatttttaagatGTTTGACATATATAATGGGAGAAATACTTTATTGCTTATAAGGATGGTGTATAACATGCGAATGTGTGAATAGTAATGCTAACCCCAAGGCATCAACACATGTATAACTTAATGGTCTCAATAATGTTGATCAAAGTGGTGTAAATTGATCCTCTAGTAATGACTCTTGTAAACGGTAATAAGCAAGATGGTATGACCGATAGGCGTAACCAGAAGTAACCTGGCAAGTGATTTTGATCATCTTACTAAAAAATGCCAAGTCAAAAACTAAGAGTGCCATCACTGCCTACTACAAATGTAGAGAACATGAGCAGCGGCTCTCATTTAAAACTTGTTTGAAAAAAAGGATATCAAGGCCATACTAGTATACTATGACTCAGTCGAGCAGGGCAAGTCGGTATCACCACAGAAATGCTACTCAAACAACTTACCCTCTCACTAAACTTGAAAATATTGATTAAGATGTATGAAATTTCAAAATCTAACTTACTCATCAAATGATCGCGAGGAAAACACACACAAGTATTACACAGTAAGATCATATACGTAGTCAGCTACGCTGTAGACTAGTAGCTGGACCACCTTATTCCTATCAGCTATTATGTAACTGGTAGAAACCTCCTCATTACTCGTTAGTTGAGAACCCATTAGCAGTACACTACATCAGATCACACTCCaaaacagacaaactttgatagATACCTTAACTACCTTCAAACTTCTGCAGACTCAACCTCTTGAATGCTTCGTATGAACAAGCCAAACCACCAGTGGCTAGGCATACATGCAAATTAGCTGACTTCCAGCGATGAAACAGACATACTACGAACTTCAAGGACCAGCTTTATCGCTAAATGTCTGCTAGCACTTGTATAAATGTGAGCTAATAAAGGTCAGTAGTACAAAATTCTCACTAAGGGTCCGCCGAACTTGTTTATATTTGTGGAAGCTATTCGTAACTGCTCAATCACTCAGCTGGGGAAATGGCAGGTACAGAGGGAAACTATAGTACGTTGTTAACCTAATGCAGTTCTATGTAGCGTTGCATAAGCCCAGCTATTTCCTCATTCACCCTCTTTAATGATGTTATTTTGTAAGCACTACTCAAGATACAAAACAAACATGTAGAATGATAGTGAAAACATCACTGTGCTTGatgctgaacaaaggaaacaaGTGGatttttatagtttattttGCCCACATTATATTAGAAAGATACAATTGTAACATAATGCAAGTCTACTCGTCCTTAACAGCTCTTGTTCCTCTAAGACGACCAGTTCTTCTGGCAGCAATAAGTCCGACCTTTCTACCATGAGACTTATATCGGTTGACTGTTGAGGCTTTACCGATATGCTGATGGTTACCTCCACCGTGGGGATGCTCTACAGGGTTCATGAATACACCTCTAACCTTTGGCCAGCAGTTTCTTTTCACCTTATACTTGTGATATGCTCTACCTGCCTTCAGTAGAGGCTTGTCTATTCTTCCACCTCCAGCAACGATACCTAAAGTACCAATGACAGCATTTTATTTACACGACCAGCAGTATCCGAAATTGGGCGAAATTTGAACCATTTTTAAAAACGGCTACTGAACATTTGAAAGTATGCTTATGATTGATATGCATTCAGCAGTTCAACTATTCAACAGTCTCAGACCAAGTTAATCTTTTCAACAAAATAACAATCCTTGTTACTGAGGGCCACAGATACATACACGATACCTTAAAACCATTACACATCAATGCACCAACaataaatttgtaataaaaaaactcCTCAAATAGATCATTTTGGCTGCAGACTGCAGCAACAAACTAGAAACGAAACATAAACCGAcataatttgagcatttttaaaaTTCCTAAAGTTTACAATTTTAGCACATTAGTTCTGGATTGAATTAGGTGGAAGACCAACTTGAATGATCCACCACACTTTGCACAAATATGAACAGAtgaattattaatattactagttTATATGCCACTTTGCAGCGCTCTAATATGTCTATGTAGACTCGATGTTCAAGTTTACCATGTTTAATTGTTAAATTGCAAACTAACGCAGCTTACATGAAATTACCGAAATTATTGTTAATCCCTACAAATGATCAACAGAACAAAAACCATTATGACTTTGTTAGTAAACGGACTGGTAGTTACAatcacatattttttattgaaatttgCATTAAATGAGTTGTCACATACAATTACGCAAAAACTGAAAATGGTAACAAACCTACGTTTTCTCATTGATTTGACAGAATGCTGAGAACCTTCCACAAAAAATGTGacattttttctaaatattcagaaaaaaaacagGTTACTACTCTGcagaattttgtttacatttgttatatttttggcTGTTACATTTTGTTCAACTATTTTATTTGACTTGCTTACTATAAACCTTTGGACTACAAGCTTCTAATTTACGACTCTACATACCACTGCTGAGCAGCtctattttaaaaatgctaTATACAATTTGACCCTTGCTCTTTACGATTACAATGCTCAGCTCACAATTGCTTGGTTCAACTGAGGCCCAGGCAATTGAAAATCTTCTGCTTGCAAGTGAGCACCCTATGTAGCATGACCAATTAAAGGAGAATCACAACTCACCAACCATAGCTCTGTTTGCACTCGGAATCAATTTTTTATTGCCACTGGGAAGCTTCACTCTACTCCTGCCGGTCTCAGGGTTGTGGGACACAACGATGGCGTAGTTACCGCTAGTTCTCGCAAGAGCTCCTCTGTCTCCAGTCTTCTCCTCAAGGTTACAAACCATTGTACCTTCAGGCATCTGTCCCACAGGAAGTATGTTTCCAATCTGTAGGTTAGCTAAAGAATAATGTTGGATTTGAGGAGatgaaaacaaaacttttgAAATGTCCAGAGGCATAAGGTTTTAAAAATGATGTTATCAGACACTGTATTTGCGTAATTATGCAAGCCAACATAGCTAAGGTGATCCTTTAATCTTGCACATTATACTTACTAGTCACAGATAAAAACAGTAATTGACATTTTCTTGTGCGCTATAAAATAACTATTCGAGATTACAACGGTTTTAGTGACTTGATATTAAAGTCAAATATTGTAAGCCTaagacaaaaaatataaaataatgcaaTGAGAAGAACCGGACCAGAGAAATCTTGGTGAGATGTGATAGCCGCGCAGAATGCAGTTTGACCTTAGGTTTTATGAGTGATtaagggttgacttgcaacaaaattca
This region includes:
- the LOC137406594 gene encoding large ribosomal subunit protein uL2-like gives rise to the protein MGRVIRAQRKGSGSIFKARTRTRKGPAKLRALDYAERHGYLKGVVKDIIHDPGRGAPLAKVIFRDPYKYKKRSELFIAAEGMYTGQFLYCGKKANLQIGNILPVGQMPEGTMVCNLEEKTGDRGALARTSGNYAIVVSHNPETGRSRVKLPSGNKKLIPSANRAMVGIVAGGGRIDKPLLKAGRAYHKYKVKRNCWPKVRGVFMNPVEHPHGGGNHQHIGKASTVNRYKSHGRKVGLIAARRTGRLRGTRAVKDE